From Daucus carota subsp. sativus chromosome 6, DH1 v3.0, whole genome shotgun sequence, the proteins below share one genomic window:
- the LOC108227135 gene encoding auxilin-related protein 1-like, with translation MMSQRDVDLNCNKRLAESLDAEFKRWSIGKEGNLRALLSTLQYILGPGSDWQPISLTDIIMSDAVKKAYRKATLHVHPDKLQQQGASIREKYICEKSFSRSCYFSPNASQSNINL, from the exons ATGATGTCTCAGAGGGATGTTGACCTCAATTGCAATAAG agACTAGCAGAATCCCTTGATGCCGAATTCAAAAGATGGTCCATTGGGAAGGAGGGGAACTTGCGCGCATTGCTCTCAACCCTGCAATAT ATCCTTGGTCCTGGTAGTGATTGGCAACCAATATCCCTGACAGATATTATAATGTCTGATGCTGTAAAGAAAGCTTACCGAAAAGCCACTCTCCATGTCCATCCAGACAAGTTGCAGCAGCAAGGGGCAAGCATCCGGGAAAAGTACATTTGCGAGAAG AGTTTTTCGAGAAGCTGTTACTTTTCCCCAAATGCATCCCAATCCAATAtcaatttataa